Proteins from a single region of Euzebya sp.:
- a CDS encoding DUF459 domain-containing protein produces the protein MAVDTRRNRRQDGASARGAARLPRRPATQLGPYHRATMPAGKALAVVVIALLLGGLLNVRSLTEAAERQPNGVERDVAMVLVWPFRQVSDLLGLDRPRQLLTERLGREDVAADADDGPVADAADADPSGAPVDPDDPLAGDALAVAAALAGREAADPSLADAVAIPAGLDPDAPALETAAQLSERLQATFTAEDPLRIAVIGDSLTEQLGPAIIERTTRPGVPATTTHDFTYSSGLSRPDFHDWPAEAAQLSEELDPDLWVVMLGANDAQDVRDADGRFRQIGSDEWEAIYTERIGALMDVLTRDGRGVIWVGQPIMRDPGFDESMAYVSELYRAQAAQRPLVSYVDARRVFEAAEGGYADYLPDPDGGLVQMRLPDGIHLTRAGADRLAELVFPLLPVVTDPDAAAVPADGPTAGASSASG, from the coding sequence GTGGCAGTGGACACCCGGCGGAACCGCCGCCAGGACGGCGCGTCCGCGCGCGGGGCGGCGCGGTTGCCCCGGCGACCGGCCACGCAGCTCGGGCCGTACCACCGCGCGACCATGCCGGCCGGCAAGGCGCTCGCGGTGGTGGTGATCGCCCTCCTGCTCGGCGGCCTCCTCAACGTCCGGTCGCTGACCGAGGCGGCCGAACGGCAGCCCAACGGCGTGGAGCGCGACGTCGCGATGGTGCTGGTCTGGCCGTTCCGCCAGGTCAGCGACCTCCTCGGCCTGGATCGTCCGCGCCAGCTGCTGACCGAGCGGCTCGGCCGTGAGGACGTGGCCGCTGACGCCGACGACGGCCCGGTCGCCGACGCCGCCGACGCCGATCCGAGCGGCGCCCCGGTGGACCCCGACGACCCGCTCGCAGGCGACGCCCTCGCCGTCGCGGCCGCCCTGGCCGGTCGGGAGGCCGCCGACCCCAGCCTCGCGGACGCGGTGGCGATCCCCGCCGGCCTCGATCCCGACGCGCCGGCCCTCGAGACCGCCGCGCAGCTGTCCGAGCGACTGCAGGCGACCTTCACGGCGGAGGACCCGCTCCGCATCGCGGTGATCGGCGACTCGCTGACCGAGCAGCTCGGACCGGCGATCATCGAGCGCACCACGCGTCCGGGAGTGCCGGCCACCACCACGCACGACTTCACGTACTCCTCGGGGCTCAGCCGCCCCGACTTCCACGACTGGCCGGCCGAGGCAGCCCAGCTGTCCGAGGAGCTCGACCCGGACCTGTGGGTCGTCATGCTCGGCGCCAACGACGCCCAGGACGTCCGCGATGCCGACGGGCGCTTCCGCCAGATCGGCAGCGACGAGTGGGAGGCGATCTACACCGAGCGGATCGGCGCGCTGATGGACGTCCTGACCCGCGACGGACGCGGGGTCATCTGGGTCGGCCAGCCGATCATGCGCGACCCCGGGTTCGACGAGTCGATGGCCTACGTGTCGGAGCTGTACCGCGCGCAGGCGGCGCAGCGCCCGCTGGTGAGCTACGTCGACGCCCGGCGCGTGTTCGAGGCGGCCGAGGGCGGCTACGCCGACTACCTCCCCGACCCCGACGGCGGGCTGGTGCAGATGCGCCTGCCCGACGGGATCCACCTGACCCGTGCGGGCGCAGACCGGCTGGCGGAGCTCGTGTTCCCGCTCCTCCCGGTGGTCACCGACCCCGATGCCGCCGCCGTGCCGGCGGACGGCCCGACCGCAGGGGCGTCGTCGGCGTCAGGGTGA
- a CDS encoding heavy metal translocating P-type ATPase — protein MSSALRTGRWTVPAVSGALIILALVLDRRAAPGVVGTAAMIAAAVVAGTPIVVSALRALRAGVVGIDLLVSIAAIGAIAIGEHWEAAAVTFLFAIGHALEAATLTRTRSALAELVAVAPDVAVVLRDGEQIEVPAGEVEVGEVVVVKNGAKVPVDGRVVAGSGAVDEATITGESIPAEKVVGDVVFAGTIASGGVLQVETTGVGADTTLARIIHRVEEAQDAKARTQQFMERFSAWYTPGIVGLALVVGVLTGDVVLGLTLLVIGCPGALVISIPVSIVAGIGRAAKDGILIKGGEYLEASARISAVAVDKTGTLTTGRPELTDVAVLAPDVDRDEVLTWAARAEAGSEHPLARPIITAATVASGSAPTLPDEVESVPGKGITAVVDGTPVLVGNAALLEEFGVADTVGADPVAEELAAAGRTPMVVAVDGRVLGVLAVADAIRADAPAMVADLHRAGVERVVMLTGDAPLVAEAVGRATGVDEVHAGLLPEDKLAAVAELQAAGHTVAMVGDGVNDAPALATADIGVAMGAAGSAVAIETADIALMGDDLAKLPEAVSLARRTVGTMRQNIAIALVTVAVLLLGVLLGGVTMAVGMLVHEASVLVVIANAMRLLRRRASARAPGTGQAASGVPPVQGVGAEEVVSAPAGR, from the coding sequence ATGTCATCCGCGTTGCGCACCGGTCGATGGACGGTCCCTGCCGTCTCCGGTGCCCTCATCATCCTCGCCCTCGTCCTCGATCGCCGGGCAGCCCCGGGGGTGGTGGGCACCGCCGCGATGATCGCCGCGGCGGTGGTCGCCGGGACCCCGATCGTGGTGTCGGCCCTCCGCGCGCTGCGCGCCGGGGTGGTCGGCATCGACCTGCTCGTGAGCATCGCCGCGATCGGCGCGATCGCCATCGGCGAGCACTGGGAGGCCGCCGCGGTGACCTTCCTCTTCGCCATCGGTCACGCCCTCGAGGCGGCGACGCTGACGAGGACCCGGTCGGCGCTGGCCGAGTTGGTCGCGGTCGCCCCCGACGTCGCCGTCGTCCTCCGCGACGGCGAGCAGATCGAGGTCCCGGCCGGCGAGGTCGAGGTCGGCGAGGTCGTGGTGGTGAAGAACGGCGCCAAGGTGCCCGTCGACGGGCGCGTCGTGGCCGGCAGCGGCGCGGTCGACGAGGCGACGATCACCGGCGAGTCGATCCCCGCGGAGAAGGTCGTCGGCGACGTGGTGTTCGCCGGCACCATCGCCTCGGGCGGTGTCCTGCAGGTGGAGACCACCGGCGTCGGCGCCGACACGACCCTCGCCCGGATCATCCACCGCGTCGAGGAGGCCCAGGACGCGAAGGCCCGCACCCAGCAGTTCATGGAGCGGTTCAGCGCCTGGTACACCCCGGGCATCGTCGGGCTGGCCCTGGTGGTCGGGGTCCTGACCGGCGACGTGGTGCTCGGCCTGACCCTCCTGGTGATCGGGTGCCCCGGCGCGCTGGTCATCTCCATCCCCGTCTCGATCGTCGCCGGGATCGGCCGCGCGGCGAAGGACGGCATCCTGATCAAGGGCGGGGAGTACCTCGAGGCCTCGGCGCGGATCAGCGCGGTCGCGGTCGACAAGACCGGCACGCTGACCACCGGCCGGCCGGAGCTGACCGACGTGGCCGTGCTGGCCCCCGACGTCGACCGCGACGAGGTCCTCACCTGGGCCGCCCGGGCCGAAGCGGGGTCCGAGCACCCCCTCGCCCGCCCGATCATCACCGCGGCGACCGTCGCGAGTGGATCGGCGCCGACGCTGCCGGACGAGGTGGAGTCGGTGCCGGGCAAGGGCATCACCGCGGTCGTCGACGGCACCCCGGTGCTGGTCGGCAACGCCGCGCTGCTCGAGGAGTTCGGTGTCGCCGACACCGTCGGTGCGGACCCGGTGGCCGAAGAGCTTGCCGCCGCTGGCCGCACGCCGATGGTGGTCGCGGTCGACGGCCGGGTGCTCGGGGTGCTCGCGGTGGCCGACGCGATCCGCGCCGACGCTCCGGCGATGGTCGCCGACCTGCACCGCGCGGGGGTGGAGCGCGTGGTGATGCTGACCGGCGACGCCCCGCTGGTGGCCGAGGCCGTCGGCCGGGCGACCGGGGTCGACGAGGTCCACGCCGGCCTGCTGCCCGAGGACAAGCTGGCCGCGGTCGCCGAGCTCCAGGCCGCCGGGCACACCGTCGCGATGGTCGGTGACGGCGTCAACGACGCACCGGCGCTGGCGACCGCCGACATCGGCGTCGCGATGGGGGCCGCCGGGTCCGCGGTCGCGATCGAGACCGCCGACATCGCCCTGATGGGCGACGACCTGGCCAAGTTGCCGGAGGCGGTGTCGTTGGCCCGCCGGACGGTGGGCACGATGCGCCAGAACATCGCGATCGCCCTGGTCACCGTGGCGGTGCTGCTGCTCGGCGTGCTGCTCGGCGGCGTGACGATGGCGGTCGGGATGCTGGTGCACGAAGCCTCGGTCCTCGTCGTCATCGCCAACGCGATGCGGTTGCTCCGGCGTCGCGCGTCGGCGCGGGCTCCCGGGACCGGGCAGGCGGCATCTGGGGTACCCCCGGTCCAGGGTGTCGGGGCCGAGGAGGTGGTCTCCGCCCCCGCCGGTCGCTGA
- a CDS encoding YigZ family protein, with amino-acid sequence MPVIRTVAGPATVEIDKIKGSRFVADVAPAASEAAAAAVVEAIRLREPAASHHCWAYVLSSGRARSSDDGEPGGTAGAPIQRHVEGSGLVDLVVVVTRWFGGTKLGTGGLIRAYGAAAAAVLDAVGVVERPVVSGFALRHDYDLTGVVEGVLAAFDAETEEARYTAAVDLRVAVDADRADDFAAAVVEATAGRVSPQPTRAG; translated from the coding sequence GTGCCCGTCATCAGAACCGTCGCCGGTCCCGCGACCGTCGAGATCGACAAGATCAAGGGGTCGCGGTTCGTCGCCGACGTGGCCCCCGCCGCATCGGAGGCCGCGGCGGCCGCGGTCGTCGAGGCCATCCGTCTGCGCGAGCCGGCGGCGAGCCACCACTGCTGGGCCTACGTCCTGTCGTCGGGACGGGCGCGGTCGTCCGACGACGGTGAGCCGGGCGGCACCGCAGGGGCGCCGATCCAGCGCCACGTCGAGGGGTCGGGGTTGGTCGACCTGGTCGTCGTGGTCACCCGGTGGTTCGGCGGCACCAAGCTCGGGACGGGCGGGCTGATCCGCGCCTACGGGGCGGCGGCCGCAGCGGTGCTCGACGCCGTCGGCGTCGTCGAGCGCCCCGTGGTCAGCGGCTTCGCGCTGCGCCACGACTACGACCTGACCGGCGTGGTGGAGGGGGTGCTGGCGGCCTTCGACGCGGAGACCGAGGAGGCGCGCTACACCGCGGCGGTCGACCTGCGCGTCGCGGTGGACGCCGACCGGGCGGACGACTTCGCCGCCGCGGTCGTCGAGGCCACGGCGGGGCGGGTGTCGCCGCAGCCGACGCGCGCCGGGTGA
- a CDS encoding Crp/Fnr family transcriptional regulator yields the protein MGHAPRGSPRRTPLSIPESDPRACSSGARVNALARVPFFAGLDHDALHRVDERTTMRGMDAGQAIYLAGRPADLLYVVATGGVKLTGAAPDGSEVLLDVLGPGDFLGTLPVLGGETYAEHAWALTAGCLLSFTPTNFDALLAEHPSVARQALTAVGGRLRDAQSRIERAAASNAPVRIATTLLVLAERLGVREEDRVLIDVPLAREDLASLAGCAPETVSRSLAAWTRDGIIDTGRRWVAVRDPAALAAVAGVETTLAMEGQGRG from the coding sequence GTGGGCCATGCACCCCGCGGGAGCCCCCGTCGCACCCCGCTCAGCATCCCCGAGTCCGACCCCCGCGCCTGCAGCTCGGGCGCGCGCGTGAACGCCCTCGCCCGCGTGCCCTTCTTCGCCGGACTGGACCACGACGCGCTGCACCGGGTCGACGAGCGGACCACCATGCGGGGGATGGACGCCGGCCAGGCGATCTACCTGGCCGGCCGGCCCGCCGACCTGCTGTACGTGGTCGCGACGGGTGGGGTGAAGCTGACCGGCGCCGCACCCGACGGGTCCGAGGTGCTGCTCGACGTCCTCGGTCCCGGCGACTTCCTCGGCACCCTCCCCGTCCTGGGCGGCGAGACCTACGCCGAGCACGCGTGGGCGTTGACCGCCGGGTGCCTGCTGTCGTTCACCCCGACGAACTTCGACGCCCTCCTGGCCGAGCACCCCTCGGTGGCCCGCCAAGCGCTGACCGCGGTCGGCGGGCGGCTCCGCGATGCCCAGTCGCGCATCGAGCGGGCGGCTGCGAGCAACGCCCCGGTGCGCATCGCGACCACGCTGCTGGTCCTCGCCGAGCGGCTCGGCGTGCGCGAGGAGGATCGCGTCCTGATCGACGTCCCCCTGGCTCGGGAGGATCTCGCCAGCCTCGCCGGGTGCGCGCCCGAGACCGTCAGCCGCTCGCTGGCGGCGTGGACCCGCGACGGGATCATCGACACCGGCCGGCGATGGGTGGCCGTGCGCGACCCTGCCGCGCTGGCGGCGGTCGCCGGGGTCGAGACCACGCTGGCGATGGAGGGGCAGGGGAGGGGCTGA
- a CDS encoding trans-acting enoyl reductase family protein encodes MADREFDLIVYGATGFTGRLVCEHILDRAPEGLRWALAGRSEDKLRGVADDLGTDVPLVIADSDDRASVEAMAARTRVVCTTVGPYALHGTSLVAACAEAGTDYCDLTGEVPWMREMIDTHQDAARRSGARIVFSCGFDSIPSDLGTWFAQQQMMAHHAVHSPAVHMRLKAARGAASGGTVASMLNQVEAATRDRETRRVLFDPWALQPAGERTGPGTSDAVMPTYDRDFDAWTGPFVMAMINLRVVRRSNALLGYPWGREFRYDEAVLLGGGPLGAVKAGALTGAMGIGMAGLAVGPIRRLATRFLPSSGEGPSAEARRRGFFDIRLLAEHPTDRSKDVMVRVLGDRDPGYGSTAKMLGESALSLAAGESEVEGGMWTPASALGQPLRDRLQRYAGVTFEVI; translated from the coding sequence ATGGCAGACAGGGAGTTCGACCTGATCGTCTACGGCGCGACCGGGTTCACCGGGCGCCTCGTCTGCGAGCACATCCTCGACCGCGCACCCGAGGGGCTGCGCTGGGCCCTGGCCGGCCGGTCCGAGGACAAGCTGCGGGGTGTGGCCGACGACCTCGGCACCGACGTCCCCCTCGTGATCGCCGACTCCGACGACCGGGCGTCGGTCGAGGCGATGGCGGCCCGCACGCGCGTGGTGTGCACGACCGTCGGGCCCTACGCGCTGCACGGCACCTCGCTCGTGGCTGCCTGCGCGGAGGCGGGCACCGACTACTGCGACCTCACCGGTGAGGTCCCGTGGATGCGCGAGATGATCGACACCCACCAGGACGCCGCCCGGCGGAGCGGTGCCCGGATCGTCTTCAGCTGCGGGTTCGACTCGATCCCCTCCGACCTCGGCACCTGGTTCGCCCAGCAGCAGATGATGGCCCACCACGCCGTCCACTCCCCGGCGGTGCACATGCGGCTGAAGGCCGCCCGCGGTGCCGCGTCGGGCGGCACCGTCGCGAGCATGCTGAACCAGGTCGAGGCGGCGACGCGCGACCGCGAGACCCGCAGGGTCCTGTTCGATCCGTGGGCGCTCCAGCCCGCCGGCGAGCGGACCGGCCCGGGCACGTCCGACGCGGTGATGCCCACCTACGACCGGGACTTCGACGCCTGGACCGGACCGTTCGTCATGGCGATGATCAACCTGCGGGTCGTCCGCCGGTCCAACGCGTTGCTCGGGTACCCGTGGGGGCGGGAGTTCCGCTACGACGAGGCGGTGCTGCTCGGCGGTGGACCGCTGGGCGCGGTCAAGGCGGGTGCGCTCACGGGCGCGATGGGCATCGGGATGGCCGGCCTCGCCGTCGGCCCCATCCGGCGGCTCGCGACGCGGTTCCTGCCCTCGTCGGGGGAGGGGCCGTCCGCCGAGGCGCGCCGCCGCGGGTTCTTCGACATCAGGCTGCTGGCCGAGCACCCGACGGACCGCTCGAAGGACGTCATGGTGCGGGTCCTGGGTGATCGCGACCCGGGGTACGGGTCGACGGCGAAGATGCTGGGGGAGTCCGCCCTGTCCCTCGCCGCGGGCGAGAGCGAGGTCGAGGGGGGCATGTGGACGCCCGCCAGCGCGCTCGGCCAGCCCCTCCGGGACCGGCTCCAGCGGTACGCCGGCGTGACGTTCGAGGTCATCTGA
- a CDS encoding heavy-metal-associated domain-containing protein codes for MSASTSAPSTTRTTLRAEGFSCPSCVGKIEKQVGRLDGVVDVTVNFASARITVDHDPAVASVDDLVAAVAKAGYTARPSAF; via the coding sequence ATGTCCGCCTCCACCTCCGCCCCGTCGACCACCCGCACCACCCTGCGCGCCGAGGGCTTCTCCTGCCCCTCCTGCGTGGGGAAGATCGAGAAGCAGGTCGGTCGCCTGGACGGGGTCGTCGACGTCACCGTCAACTTCGCCTCCGCGCGGATCACCGTCGACCACGACCCCGCGGTCGCGAGCGTCGACGACCTCGTCGCCGCCGTCGCGAAGGCCGGGTACACGGCACGGCCGTCGGCGTTCTGA
- a CDS encoding putative quinol monooxygenase, with product MGRASGSGPHVGEWAARRGVVCHLRLDLRNGADRPPRPARPSVVHAARQAPGCADLVIAGDPVEPDRIWVYERWTSPEALDAFRGSGPSAGQREVIRSAAVAEYAIVGARGR from the coding sequence GTGGGCCGCGCGTCGGGGAGTGGGCCGCACGTCGGGGAGTGGGCCGCACGTCGGGGAGTGGTCTGTCACCTTCGTCTCGATCTGCGCAACGGAGCTGACAGACCTCCCCGACCGGCGCGCCCATCGGTCGTCCACGCCGCCCGGCAGGCGCCGGGCTGCGCCGACCTCGTCATCGCCGGCGACCCGGTCGAGCCCGACCGCATCTGGGTGTACGAGCGGTGGACGTCACCCGAGGCCCTCGACGCGTTCCGGGGCAGCGGCCCGTCGGCCGGACAGCGCGAGGTGATCCGCTCCGCTGCGGTGGCGGAGTACGCGATCGTGGGCGCACGCGGGCGGTGA
- a CDS encoding VOC family protein has translation MTEWQLTIDCADPSRMVVFWAAALGYEVAPPPAGYGTWNDWYRSVGVPESELDPIGDGADRLVDPTGRGPRIWFQQVPELKVVKNRLHLDLFVSGGRGTPIDERVRVVAARAAELVELGATVLHRVPVDDGVVGHYGVTLQDPEGTEFCVT, from the coding sequence ATGACCGAGTGGCAGCTGACCATCGACTGCGCCGACCCCTCCCGCATGGTGGTGTTCTGGGCGGCCGCCCTCGGCTACGAGGTCGCCCCGCCGCCGGCTGGGTACGGGACCTGGAACGACTGGTACCGGTCGGTGGGCGTGCCGGAGTCCGAGCTCGACCCGATCGGTGACGGGGCGGACCGGCTCGTCGACCCGACCGGTCGCGGACCGCGGATCTGGTTCCAGCAGGTGCCCGAGCTCAAGGTCGTCAAGAACCGGCTCCACCTCGACCTGTTCGTCAGCGGTGGCAGGGGCACGCCGATCGATGAGCGGGTCCGGGTGGTCGCCGCCCGGGCCGCCGAGCTCGTCGAGCTCGGCGCGACGGTCCTGCACCGCGTGCCCGTGGACGACGGAGTCGTCGGGCACTACGGCGTGACGCTGCAGGACCCCGAGGGCACCGAGTTCTGCGTCACCTGA
- a CDS encoding putative bifunctional diguanylate cyclase/phosphodiesterase, which produces MRVHNRSSSGVGAATVAVCTAVVLLGAPRARWLIALAAMGLSVLGAAVAWRRAQSVPTGEAGPWRMFAVGGLVSALANSVWLSSDLPTYLDQAASPANLLELGIHACFIAGMYALVRLRAYGRQVELLVDGALAASVPATLAWEWVVQPAVERGLNPAAAVNTLLLLAAAAMMLWLTGILVVQGRSCASLWLIVAATTGFVVQGVLMVVALRGAPADAGGAGLAGAIGASTLVGGALAVGAALHPSAVALTRPLDPQGPSLTTRRMLVLGACLSSIPLGLVIGPWGPGDRYHYGLFTVLALALGGVRILDVLSQRDAAIGRHEEAQRTLAQQATTDRVTGLPNRPHLEAALESALADRAVDGGRCAVLFMDLDDFKLVNDSFGHEAGDRVLVAVAERLLAARQGDEVVARFGGDEFVVLVPRVDGAERAVDVGRRYVSATSAIETLAGIEVRVHASVGVALSSDAVTTSSSMIADADAAMYRAKRAAERVVLFNDDLRTAAIHRLQVEQGLRRAIEEGALSTAYQPVVDLDTGIVQSVEVLVRWDDPRLGPQDPVAFVGVAEGSGLIHPLGEFVLETACRQWREWADGGLVLPVNVNVSARELVRAGYVRDLLAIMRRVDMPPDQLTLELTERDAADAETLVEVLLTLRTAGVRIAVDDFGTGYFSLVQLRQIPIDVLKVDRAFVTDMMDDPAADAIVEACIRMAAGLGLHVVAEGVETAEQRRRLGEMGCRHAQGFAFGRPTSPAGIRRHAGVVARPADELLEPSP; this is translated from the coding sequence GTGCGGGTCCACAACCGGTCATCCAGTGGTGTGGGGGCGGCGACGGTCGCGGTGTGCACCGCGGTGGTCCTCCTCGGCGCGCCGAGGGCGCGGTGGCTGATCGCCCTCGCAGCCATGGGGCTGTCGGTCCTCGGCGCGGCGGTGGCCTGGCGCAGGGCCCAGTCGGTGCCCACGGGAGAGGCCGGGCCGTGGCGGATGTTCGCCGTCGGCGGCCTCGTGAGCGCCCTCGCCAACAGCGTGTGGCTGTCGAGCGACCTGCCGACCTACCTCGACCAGGCCGCCTCACCGGCCAACCTGCTCGAGCTGGGCATCCACGCCTGCTTCATCGCCGGCATGTACGCCCTCGTCAGGCTGCGGGCCTACGGACGGCAGGTGGAGCTGCTCGTCGACGGTGCCCTGGCGGCGTCCGTCCCGGCCACGCTCGCCTGGGAGTGGGTCGTCCAACCCGCCGTGGAGCGCGGGTTGAACCCCGCAGCCGCCGTCAACACCCTGCTGCTGCTGGCCGCTGCGGCGATGATGCTGTGGCTCACGGGGATCCTCGTGGTCCAGGGACGCTCCTGCGCCAGCCTGTGGCTGATCGTGGCGGCGACGACCGGGTTCGTCGTCCAGGGGGTGCTCATGGTCGTCGCGCTGCGGGGCGCACCGGCCGACGCCGGTGGCGCGGGCCTCGCCGGGGCGATCGGCGCGTCCACACTCGTCGGCGGCGCGCTGGCGGTGGGCGCGGCCCTCCACCCCTCGGCGGTGGCCCTCACCCGCCCGCTCGATCCGCAGGGACCCTCGCTCACGACCCGCCGGATGCTGGTCCTCGGCGCCTGCCTGTCGAGCATCCCGCTCGGTCTCGTCATCGGGCCGTGGGGACCGGGGGATCGCTACCACTACGGGCTGTTCACCGTGCTCGCGCTGGCCCTCGGCGGTGTCCGCATCCTCGACGTGCTCAGCCAGCGCGACGCGGCGATCGGCCGCCACGAGGAGGCCCAGCGGACCTTGGCCCAGCAGGCCACGACGGACCGGGTGACGGGGTTGCCCAACCGGCCGCACCTGGAGGCCGCCCTCGAGTCGGCGCTCGCGGATCGTGCGGTCGACGGTGGCCGCTGCGCGGTGTTGTTCATGGACCTCGACGACTTCAAGCTGGTCAACGACAGCTTCGGGCACGAGGCCGGCGACCGGGTGCTCGTCGCCGTGGCCGAGCGGCTCCTCGCCGCACGCCAGGGGGACGAGGTCGTCGCGCGCTTCGGCGGCGACGAGTTCGTCGTGCTGGTGCCGAGGGTCGACGGTGCGGAGCGGGCGGTCGACGTCGGGCGCCGGTACGTGTCCGCGACCTCGGCCATCGAGACCCTCGCCGGCATCGAGGTCCGGGTGCACGCGAGCGTGGGCGTGGCGCTGTCGAGCGACGCGGTCACCACGTCGAGCTCGATGATCGCCGACGCGGATGCGGCCATGTACCGCGCCAAGCGCGCGGCGGAGCGCGTCGTGCTGTTCAACGACGACCTGCGCACCGCGGCGATCCACCGCCTCCAGGTCGAGCAGGGACTGCGCCGGGCGATCGAGGAGGGGGCGCTCTCGACGGCGTACCAGCCGGTCGTGGACCTCGACACCGGGATCGTGCAGTCCGTCGAGGTCCTCGTCCGCTGGGACGATCCGCGCCTCGGCCCCCAGGATCCGGTGGCGTTCGTGGGGGTGGCGGAGGGCAGCGGCCTGATCCACCCGCTGGGGGAGTTCGTGCTCGAGACGGCGTGCCGCCAGTGGCGCGAGTGGGCAGACGGCGGCCTCGTCCTGCCCGTCAACGTGAACGTGTCCGCCCGCGAGCTGGTACGCGCCGGCTACGTCCGCGACCTGCTGGCGATCATGCGGCGCGTCGACATGCCACCGGATCAGCTGACCCTCGAGCTGACCGAACGGGACGCTGCGGATGCCGAGACCCTCGTCGAGGTGCTCCTGACCCTCCGCACCGCGGGGGTCCGCATCGCCGTCGACGACTTCGGCACCGGCTACTTCTCCCTCGTCCAGCTGCGGCAGATCCCCATCGACGTGCTGAAGGTCGACCGCGCCTTCGTCACCGACATGATGGACGACCCCGCCGCCGACGCGATCGTCGAGGCCTGCATCCGGATGGCGGCCGGCCTCGGGCTGCACGTCGTCGCCGAAGGCGTCGAGACCGCAGAGCAGCGGCGTCGCCTGGGGGAGATGGGCTGCCGCCACGCCCAGGGCTTCGCCTTCGGCCGCCCGACCTCGCCGGCGGGCATCCGCCGCCACGCCGGGGTGGTCGCCCGGCCCGCCGACGAGCTGCTCGAACCCTCACCCTGA